In one Tessaracoccus palaemonis genomic region, the following are encoded:
- a CDS encoding polyprenyl synthetase family protein, whose translation MRRSCEPTSPLSPDFLSAVGGTLTRFLDAQAPLLEAIGSADLLPVAHDALAGGKRLRPAYCYWGHVAVAGVPADDDPLLKVASSLDLLHVSALVHDDLIDDADTRRGEPAAHRRFEALHGARGGRGDAAEFGRSSAILLGDLLLMWSIQLADESGAALLDAARPLLTVMRAEVTAGQFLDVSAQYGTTGAATAAAELDVASRVLEYKSARYSIRRPTQIGAALGGADAAQQAALGEFGSLIGRAFQLRDDVMGVFGDAAVTGKPYGGDIHEGKRTVLVLKALETSPAAAELESILGAPGLGDADVARAADIIEASGALAHVEDLIARDTARALERLDGADLHEDGRSALAVLADRSVRRVA comes from the coding sequence GTGAGACGAAGCTGTGAGCCCACCTCCCCCCTCAGCCCGGACTTCCTGTCCGCCGTCGGCGGGACGCTCACGCGCTTCCTCGACGCCCAGGCTCCGCTGCTGGAGGCGATCGGCTCGGCGGATCTGCTGCCGGTGGCGCACGACGCGCTGGCGGGTGGCAAGAGACTGCGGCCCGCGTACTGCTACTGGGGCCACGTCGCCGTCGCCGGCGTCCCCGCCGACGACGACCCGCTGCTGAAGGTGGCGTCGTCGCTCGATCTGCTGCACGTCAGCGCCCTGGTGCACGACGACCTGATCGACGACGCCGACACCCGGCGCGGGGAGCCGGCCGCGCACCGTCGGTTCGAGGCGCTGCACGGCGCACGCGGCGGCCGCGGGGACGCTGCCGAGTTCGGCCGCTCCAGCGCCATCCTGCTCGGCGACCTCCTGCTCATGTGGAGCATCCAGCTGGCCGACGAGTCGGGAGCCGCGCTGCTCGACGCCGCCCGCCCGCTGCTGACCGTGATGCGCGCCGAGGTCACCGCGGGCCAGTTCCTCGACGTCAGCGCCCAGTACGGCACCACCGGGGCCGCGACCGCCGCGGCGGAGCTCGACGTCGCGTCGCGGGTGCTCGAGTACAAGTCGGCCCGCTACTCCATCCGGCGCCCCACGCAGATCGGCGCCGCGCTGGGCGGCGCGGACGCGGCGCAGCAGGCGGCGCTCGGCGAGTTCGGGTCGCTGATCGGCCGAGCCTTCCAGCTGCGCGACGACGTGATGGGCGTCTTCGGCGACGCGGCCGTGACCGGCAAGCCGTACGGCGGCGACATCCACGAGGGCAAGCGCACCGTGCTGGTGCTCAAAGCGCTGGAGACCTCGCCCGCCGCCGCCGAGCTGGAGTCCATCCTCGGCGCCCCCGGCCTCGGCGATGCGGACGTCGCGCGGGCCGCGGACATCATCGAGGCCAGCGGGGCGCTCGCGCACGTCGAGGACCTCATCGCCCGCGACACGGCCCGGGCGCTGGAGAGACTGGACGGCGCGGACCTGCACGAGGACGGCCGCTCAGCGCTGGCGGTGCTCGCCGACCGGAGCGTCCGCCGTGTCGCCTGA
- a CDS encoding cytochrome c biogenesis CcdA family protein: MLIGYAGAFLGGAAAILSPCAALLLPAFFAYAFGEDRSRLVGRTVLFWVGTLLTLVPLGLGAGALGSALAAHRGTLTLVGGVLLILFGLLQALGVPLAVPGVARRGDPRGPLGAVLLGAVLTVAAVSGNALYGAALLACFAAGMVVPLLALAWAWDRWRIGERLRPRPLRLGPVTTSWVQLVSGVALWRWRA, encoded by the coding sequence ATGCTGATCGGTTACGCGGGCGCCTTCCTCGGGGGAGCCGCCGCCATCCTCAGCCCCTGCGCCGCCCTGCTGCTGCCCGCCTTCTTCGCCTACGCGTTCGGAGAGGACCGGTCCCGGCTGGTCGGCCGCACCGTCCTGTTCTGGGTCGGCACCCTGCTCACGCTCGTCCCGCTGGGGCTGGGCGCCGGGGCGCTCGGCTCGGCGCTGGCCGCGCACCGCGGCACGCTGACGCTGGTCGGTGGGGTTCTCCTGATCCTCTTCGGCCTGCTGCAGGCCCTCGGCGTGCCCCTCGCGGTCCCGGGTGTCGCCCGCCGCGGAGACCCGCGCGGTCCGCTCGGCGCGGTCCTGCTCGGCGCTGTGCTGACCGTCGCCGCCGTGAGCGGGAACGCGCTGTACGGCGCGGCGCTGCTGGCCTGTTTCGCCGCGGGGATGGTCGTGCCGCTGCTGGCGCTCGCGTGGGCGTGGGACCGCTGGCGGATCGGCGAGCGGCTGCGGCCACGTCCGCTGCGCCTCGGGCCGGTGACCACCAGCTGGGTGCAGCTCGTCTCGGGCGTCGCGCTGTGGCGCTGGCGGGCCTGA
- a CDS encoding methylenetetrahydrofolate reductase, producing the protein MSHPPTRPGTVAELLSSATGPTFSFEFFPPRSEEEEPVLWRAVEALAPLEPSFVSVTYGANGSRRDRTIHATRRIASAPGGPLTVGHLTCVDQSKADIADALAAYREVGVRNILAIRGDMPGGGEWTRHPDGLANATELVRFIREQGDFCVGVAAFPNPHETSNDADLDARILAEKVDSGAEFAITQLFFDAGRYSELVARMRGLGCGVPIIPGVMPLTVITQIERFADLSGRPLPEDFVARLRAAPSKEEVRRVGLAAAVDFCRDLLDAGAPGLQFFTQNRSKATREVLAELKAAVPAVAEAGR; encoded by the coding sequence ATGTCCCACCCGCCTACGCGCCCCGGAACCGTGGCTGAGCTGCTCAGCTCCGCGACCGGGCCGACCTTCTCGTTCGAGTTCTTCCCGCCCCGTTCCGAGGAGGAGGAGCCGGTGCTCTGGCGGGCCGTCGAGGCCCTCGCGCCGCTCGAGCCGTCGTTCGTGTCGGTCACCTACGGGGCGAACGGGTCGCGCCGGGACCGGACCATCCACGCCACCCGGCGCATCGCGTCCGCCCCGGGCGGGCCGCTGACCGTCGGGCACCTGACGTGCGTCGACCAGTCGAAGGCCGACATCGCCGACGCGCTGGCCGCCTACCGCGAGGTCGGTGTGCGCAACATCCTGGCGATCCGCGGCGACATGCCGGGCGGCGGGGAGTGGACGCGGCACCCCGACGGGCTGGCCAACGCCACCGAGCTCGTGCGCTTCATCCGCGAGCAGGGGGACTTCTGCGTGGGTGTCGCGGCATTCCCGAACCCACACGAGACGAGCAACGACGCGGACCTCGACGCCCGGATTCTGGCGGAAAAGGTCGACTCCGGTGCCGAGTTCGCCATCACGCAGCTGTTCTTCGACGCCGGCCGCTACTCCGAGCTCGTCGCCCGGATGCGTGGCCTCGGCTGCGGGGTGCCGATCATCCCCGGCGTCATGCCGCTGACCGTGATCACGCAGATCGAGCGCTTCGCGGACCTGTCGGGTCGGCCGCTGCCCGAGGACTTCGTCGCGCGGCTCCGCGCGGCCCCCTCCAAGGAGGAGGTCCGCCGCGTCGGGCTCGCCGCCGCCGTCGACTTCTGCCGCGACCTGCTGGACGCCGGCGCGCCCGGGCTGCAGTTCTTCACGCAGAACCGGTCGAAGGCCACCCGCGAGGTGCTGGCGGAGCTGAAGGCAGCCGTGCCCGCGGTCGCCGAGGCGGGCCGGTAG
- a CDS encoding HelD family protein, producing MSTSRADLAREIAAEQAHVDLVYANLSTASASAKELARQGREIFMSDRTNFLREEDGTALFERDAFAYQAARRMATLEAEHEGLVFGRIDLTDLEKRYIGRIGVRDEEYEPLVIDWRAPAAEPFYRATSNTPMDVVRRRVLRCRDDKVIGLEDDLLDSSAETDLPIFGEGALMAALSRARGRTMRDIVSTIQAEQDEAIRAPYRGVTIISGGPGTGKTVVALHRAAFLLYTNRARLEKGGVLVVGPSDVFINYIERVLPSLGEESVVLKAIGGVGSDVLGITSERYDEAEAATVKGSLAMLRILRRLVRLPLRDDPALHRVRVTVKGEVLGLDKGELDRIRDQVLSATKLNRGRTMATDQVVTALMRKLPSEISIERDELEEQVRDHPSLRSFLPAWWPTLTATQVLARLADADVAAKVAPELSPLQRAALVDSYAWLGDDDADQSRGWSIADIALLDELIAVLGQVPDDPEPDLFLTGNVAEVVTMADRLRTEKVVDPDDDPQSTYAHVLVDEGQDVTPMQWRMLRRRGPHASWTIVGDPAQSSYPDQAETTRALEELIGHAPRRTFTLSTNYRSPSEVFDFAARVVTKVFPEAELPRAVRSTGVEPLLAATDSAGLHDGLRAQLLELAARVQGTIGVICPPSRLNEIQLFVMSDPRLREFEARIIVVTALQAKGLEYDGVLVLSPDGIVAETPGGVRVLYVALTRATQRLVTLDVDTQDWRRLLA from the coding sequence TTGTCTACTTCACGCGCAGATCTCGCCCGCGAGATCGCAGCGGAACAGGCCCACGTCGACCTGGTCTACGCCAACCTCTCCACCGCAAGTGCCAGCGCCAAGGAGCTCGCCCGGCAGGGCCGCGAGATCTTCATGTCGGACCGCACGAACTTCCTCCGCGAGGAGGACGGCACCGCGCTGTTCGAACGCGACGCCTTCGCCTACCAGGCCGCGAGGCGGATGGCGACGCTGGAGGCCGAGCACGAGGGGCTCGTGTTCGGCCGCATCGACCTGACCGACCTCGAGAAGCGCTACATCGGCCGCATCGGAGTGCGCGACGAGGAGTACGAGCCGCTGGTCATCGACTGGCGCGCGCCCGCCGCGGAGCCGTTCTACCGCGCCACGTCCAACACCCCGATGGACGTCGTCCGCCGCCGCGTGCTGCGCTGCCGCGACGACAAGGTCATCGGGCTGGAGGACGACCTGCTCGACTCGTCGGCCGAGACCGACCTGCCCATCTTCGGCGAGGGCGCGCTGATGGCGGCGCTGAGCCGCGCCCGCGGTCGCACGATGCGCGACATCGTCTCGACGATCCAGGCCGAGCAGGACGAGGCGATCCGCGCCCCCTACCGCGGCGTCACGATCATCTCCGGCGGCCCCGGCACCGGCAAGACGGTCGTTGCGCTGCACCGCGCCGCGTTCCTGCTCTACACGAACCGCGCGCGGCTGGAGAAGGGCGGCGTGCTCGTCGTCGGCCCCTCGGACGTCTTCATCAACTACATCGAGCGGGTCCTGCCCAGCCTCGGCGAGGAGTCGGTGGTACTGAAGGCCATCGGTGGCGTCGGCAGCGACGTGCTCGGCATCACCAGCGAGCGCTACGACGAGGCGGAGGCGGCCACCGTCAAGGGCAGCCTCGCGATGCTGAGGATCCTGCGCCGCCTCGTGCGGCTCCCCCTGCGCGACGACCCCGCGCTGCACCGCGTCCGCGTCACCGTCAAGGGCGAGGTCCTCGGCCTCGACAAGGGCGAGCTGGACCGGATCCGCGACCAGGTGCTGTCCGCGACCAAGCTGAACCGTGGTCGCACCATGGCGACCGACCAGGTGGTCACCGCGCTGATGCGCAAGCTGCCCTCCGAGATCTCGATCGAGAGGGATGAGCTGGAGGAGCAGGTGCGCGACCACCCGAGCCTGCGCTCGTTCCTGCCCGCGTGGTGGCCGACGCTGACCGCGACGCAGGTGCTTGCGCGGCTGGCCGACGCCGACGTCGCGGCGAAGGTCGCCCCCGAGCTCAGCCCCCTGCAGCGGGCGGCGCTCGTCGACTCGTACGCCTGGCTGGGCGACGACGACGCGGACCAGTCACGCGGCTGGTCGATCGCCGACATCGCGCTGCTCGACGAGCTGATCGCCGTCCTCGGGCAGGTCCCCGACGATCCCGAGCCCGACCTCTTCCTCACCGGCAACGTGGCCGAGGTCGTCACCATGGCCGACCGGCTACGCACCGAGAAGGTCGTCGACCCTGACGACGACCCGCAGTCCACCTACGCGCACGTGCTGGTGGACGAGGGCCAGGACGTCACGCCGATGCAGTGGCGGATGCTGCGCCGCCGCGGGCCGCACGCGTCGTGGACCATCGTCGGCGACCCGGCGCAGAGTTCCTACCCCGACCAGGCGGAGACCACCCGGGCGCTCGAGGAACTCATCGGCCACGCCCCGCGCCGCACGTTCACCCTCAGCACCAACTACCGCTCCCCCAGCGAAGTCTTCGACTTCGCCGCCCGCGTCGTCACCAAGGTCTTCCCCGAGGCGGAGCTGCCGCGGGCGGTCCGCTCCACGGGCGTCGAGCCGCTGCTCGCGGCCACGGACTCCGCGGGCCTCCACGACGGGCTACGCGCGCAGCTGCTGGAGCTCGCGGCAAGGGTCCAGGGCACCATCGGCGTCATCTGCCCGCCGTCGCGCCTCAACGAGATACAGCTGTTCGTGATGTCCGACCCGCGACTGCGCGAGTTCGAGGCCCGCATCATCGTCGTGACCGCGCTGCAGGCCAAGGGCCTGGAGTACGACGGCGTGCTGGTCCTGTCCCCCGACGGGATCGTCGCCGAGACGCCCGGCGGGGTGCGGGTGCTGTACGTGGCTCTCACCCGCGCGACGCAGCGGCTCGTGACCCTCGACGTCGACACGCAGGACTGGCGCAGGCTGCTGGCCTGA
- a CDS encoding DsbA family protein — MSDKPAAMSPLKAVVVAVAAVLIVVFAIAAQRQVAATGTADAAPAATTEGAVPEATGTADAEQEAYRRWLLTELPRREEGDPLARGRVDATIVMTEWADYRCPYCSVFAEETLPELQGYVDDGTLRIEFRDLALFGDDSVYAAVAARAAGEQGSYFEFQSALFSALPNDGHPDVTEELVTSIAADLGLDADRFAADLADPALEEAVLADTQEAQAMGLTSIPSFVVGGSYFTGAQTLDFFRQTIEEQVRQPS, encoded by the coding sequence ATGAGTGACAAGCCCGCCGCGATGAGTCCCCTCAAGGCGGTGGTCGTCGCCGTCGCCGCGGTGCTGATCGTCGTCTTCGCGATCGCCGCGCAGCGCCAGGTCGCGGCCACCGGCACCGCCGATGCCGCCCCTGCGGCCACCACGGAGGGGGCCGTCCCCGAGGCGACCGGCACGGCCGACGCCGAGCAGGAGGCGTACCGGCGGTGGCTGCTGACCGAGCTGCCGCGCCGCGAGGAGGGGGACCCGCTGGCCAGGGGCCGCGTCGACGCGACCATCGTGATGACCGAGTGGGCCGACTACCGCTGCCCCTACTGCTCGGTGTTCGCCGAGGAGACCCTCCCCGAGCTGCAGGGCTACGTCGACGACGGGACGCTGCGGATCGAGTTCCGCGACCTGGCGCTGTTCGGCGACGACTCCGTCTACGCCGCCGTCGCAGCCCGCGCCGCCGGCGAGCAGGGCAGCTACTTCGAGTTCCAGAGCGCGCTGTTCTCGGCACTGCCGAACGACGGGCACCCCGACGTCACCGAGGAGCTCGTCACCTCCATCGCCGCGGACCTCGGTCTCGATGCCGACAGGTTCGCCGCGGACCTCGCCGACCCCGCCCTCGAGGAGGCCGTGCTGGCCGACACGCAGGAGGCGCAGGCCATGGGCCTGACGTCCATCCCGTCGTTCGTGGTCGGCGGCAGCTACTTCACCGGGGCCCAGACCCTCGACTTCTTCCGGCAGACCATCGAGGAGCAGGTCAGGCAGCCCTCCTGA
- a CDS encoding DUF6504 family protein, giving the protein MRMYEDPICVLFDGRPRQFIWRDRLLLVKKVESRWSRATAWWESERVRAARGEESAGSGGELAAEREVWRVEAGNGCHRGVYELARTVGDEDWVLQAVFD; this is encoded by the coding sequence ATGCGCATGTACGAGGACCCCATCTGTGTGCTGTTCGACGGGAGGCCGCGGCAGTTCATCTGGCGCGACCGGCTGCTGCTGGTCAAGAAGGTCGAGTCCCGCTGGAGCCGGGCCACGGCGTGGTGGGAGAGCGAGCGGGTCCGCGCAGCCCGCGGGGAGGAGTCCGCCGGCTCCGGCGGGGAACTGGCGGCGGAGCGGGAGGTCTGGCGGGTCGAGGCGGGCAACGGCTGCCACCGCGGCGTCTACGAGCTCGCCCGCACCGTCGGCGACGAGGACTGGGTGCTGCAGGCGGTGTTCGACTGA
- a CDS encoding DNA polymerase III subunit alpha → MDFAHLRVASGYSFQYGASHPSQLVAEAARLGMGTLGLTDRGGLYGAVRFAKACLREGIAPVVGVDLAVRPAGWRPPRRTAAARGGQLRDERLPRAVVLASSRAGWGTLCELITAAQLTGQRSEPVVTLETVAAHCAGRDVTVLLGADSEVGRLLLADGMDGAAAELRRWRDELGGSVVLAATNHHTGGRGGASAHQAAGLVALADRAGAGAVLTNMVRMARRDQAPTLDVLDASRRLVPLDVRNIDRRNAEGWLKPAEAMRVAADEAARLAGRGSGESLLRATVELAERSALDPVGDVGLGEIRLPEFEILGTTGELAPAALRARCEAGLNSRYGAPGRDVLDRLDDELAVIGHLGYESYFLTVADVVGLIRGLGIRCAARGSGAGSLVNYALGVSGVDPLAYGLLLERFLSPLRQALPDIDLDVESARRTEIYDEILRHFGGRRVACVAMIETYRVRHAVRDVGAALSLAPVEIDAMAKAFPHIRARDARAALRDLPELRAAGLGQERLDVLFSLVESLDSLPRHIALHPCGIILSDSSLGQRTPLEASYGGYPMSQFDKDDVEDIGLLKLDVLGIRMQSAMAHALTEITRTGLARPDIDDLAPFDDPAVYDMIAHRATLGCFQIESPGQRELVGKFGPENFNDIIVDISLFRPGPVKSDMVTPFLDARQGWVEPDYLHPSLIPVLEQTCGVVVFHEQLIQIISIVTGCSLAQGDEVRRALGDPEGQERVRQWLYPLAREGGYAEETIDQIWFILSAFASFGFCKAHAAAFALPTYQSAWLKRHYPAHFLAGVLTHDPGMYPKRLLLEEARRLDLAVLGLDINRSVGQYRAERAAGDEEWGIRLALADVKGIAADEIERIVAGQPFVSLSDFWARAGAAAPVVENLILAGAFDSLYGIGRRADVARRGRITRRDLLLALADLQRARRADERALGRARGRRALPAPGDDPAEQARAQRRAADRVAQSVQGVLDFGDGGADPTADVVATGLPEMDDEERLRAELEILGLDASAHIMERYLPLLRALGAVSSRTLLDQRNRSEVLVAGVKVATQTPPVRSGRRVIFLTLDDSTGPVDTTFFEDVQGPYAATVFDTWLLLVRGLVRRTGARGVSIRATGAWDLGALDRAWRDALDSGVGEAGALAAVHDILAEVPQGYSLVGTWEQDDRAPASAAEQGAAADDPAPEGFEPPPDPLHATRAGGMGRRRVLVHASGFTQSPYADVKPSGTGAAEAPRKLWHSSPGSSGR, encoded by the coding sequence ATGGACTTCGCACACCTGCGGGTGGCGTCGGGGTACTCGTTCCAGTACGGCGCCTCCCACCCTTCGCAGCTGGTCGCCGAGGCGGCCAGGTTGGGGATGGGCACGCTCGGGCTCACGGACCGCGGCGGCCTCTACGGCGCCGTCCGGTTCGCCAAGGCGTGCCTGCGCGAAGGCATCGCGCCGGTGGTCGGCGTCGATCTCGCCGTTCGCCCCGCCGGGTGGCGCCCGCCGCGGCGGACGGCGGCGGCCCGCGGCGGGCAGCTCCGCGACGAGCGGCTGCCCCGCGCCGTGGTGCTCGCCTCGTCACGGGCCGGGTGGGGGACGCTGTGCGAGCTGATCACCGCGGCGCAGCTGACGGGGCAGCGCTCCGAGCCCGTCGTCACCCTGGAGACCGTGGCCGCGCACTGCGCAGGCCGCGACGTCACGGTACTGCTCGGCGCCGACTCCGAGGTGGGCAGGCTGCTGCTCGCCGACGGGATGGACGGCGCGGCCGCCGAACTGCGTCGGTGGCGCGACGAACTGGGCGGCTCGGTCGTGCTCGCCGCCACCAACCACCACACCGGCGGCCGGGGGGGCGCGTCGGCTCATCAGGCGGCCGGGCTGGTCGCGCTGGCCGACCGGGCCGGCGCGGGGGCGGTCCTCACCAACATGGTGCGGATGGCGCGCCGGGACCAGGCACCCACCCTCGACGTGCTCGACGCGTCCCGTCGGCTCGTCCCGCTCGACGTGCGCAACATCGACCGCCGCAACGCCGAGGGCTGGCTCAAGCCCGCCGAGGCCATGCGCGTCGCGGCCGACGAGGCGGCCAGGCTCGCGGGTCGCGGCTCCGGGGAGTCCCTGCTGCGGGCCACGGTGGAGCTCGCGGAGCGCTCGGCGCTCGACCCGGTCGGCGACGTCGGGCTCGGCGAGATCCGGCTGCCGGAGTTCGAGATTCTGGGCACCACCGGCGAACTGGCCCCCGCCGCGCTGCGCGCCCGCTGCGAGGCCGGGCTGAACTCCCGCTACGGCGCCCCCGGCCGCGACGTGCTCGACCGCCTCGACGACGAACTCGCCGTCATCGGGCACCTCGGCTACGAGTCCTACTTCCTGACCGTCGCGGACGTCGTCGGCCTCATCCGCGGGCTGGGCATCCGGTGCGCCGCCCGCGGGTCTGGCGCCGGCAGCCTCGTCAACTACGCGCTGGGCGTCTCCGGCGTCGACCCGCTCGCCTACGGGCTGCTCCTCGAACGGTTCCTCTCGCCACTGCGGCAGGCGCTGCCCGACATCGACCTCGACGTCGAGTCCGCCCGCCGCACCGAGATCTACGACGAGATCCTGCGGCACTTCGGTGGCAGGCGGGTGGCGTGCGTCGCGATGATCGAGACCTACCGGGTGCGGCACGCGGTCCGGGACGTCGGCGCCGCGCTCAGCCTCGCCCCCGTGGAGATCGACGCCATGGCGAAGGCCTTCCCGCACATCCGTGCCCGCGACGCCCGCGCCGCGTTGCGGGACCTGCCGGAGCTGCGCGCCGCGGGCCTGGGGCAGGAACGCCTCGACGTCCTGTTCTCGCTGGTGGAGTCCCTCGACTCGCTGCCACGCCACATCGCCCTGCATCCGTGCGGCATCATCCTCAGCGACTCCTCGCTCGGGCAGCGGACCCCTCTCGAGGCCAGCTATGGCGGCTACCCGATGAGCCAGTTCGACAAGGACGACGTCGAGGACATCGGCCTGCTCAAGCTCGACGTGCTCGGCATCCGGATGCAGTCCGCGATGGCGCACGCGCTGACCGAGATCACGCGCACGGGCCTCGCCCGGCCCGACATCGACGACCTCGCGCCCTTCGATGACCCGGCGGTGTACGACATGATCGCCCACCGCGCCACGCTCGGCTGCTTCCAGATCGAGTCCCCCGGGCAGCGGGAGCTGGTCGGCAAGTTCGGCCCGGAGAACTTCAACGACATCATCGTCGACATCTCCCTGTTCCGCCCCGGCCCCGTCAAGTCCGACATGGTCACCCCCTTCCTGGACGCCAGGCAGGGCTGGGTCGAGCCGGACTACCTCCACCCCAGCCTCATCCCCGTGCTCGAGCAGACCTGCGGCGTGGTGGTCTTCCACGAGCAGCTGATCCAGATCATCTCCATCGTCACCGGCTGCTCGCTCGCCCAGGGCGACGAGGTGCGCCGCGCGCTGGGCGACCCCGAGGGGCAGGAGCGGGTGAGGCAGTGGCTCTATCCGCTGGCCCGCGAGGGCGGCTACGCCGAGGAGACCATCGACCAGATCTGGTTCATCCTCTCCGCGTTCGCGTCCTTCGGGTTCTGCAAGGCCCACGCGGCCGCGTTCGCGCTGCCCACGTATCAGTCCGCCTGGCTGAAGCGGCACTACCCGGCGCACTTCCTCGCCGGCGTCCTGACGCACGACCCGGGCATGTACCCCAAGCGTCTCCTGCTCGAGGAGGCGCGGCGCCTCGACCTCGCGGTGCTGGGCCTGGACATCAACCGCAGCGTCGGGCAGTACCGCGCCGAACGGGCAGCCGGGGACGAGGAGTGGGGGATCAGGCTGGCGCTGGCCGACGTGAAGGGCATCGCCGCCGACGAGATCGAGAGGATCGTCGCCGGGCAGCCCTTCGTGTCGCTCAGCGACTTCTGGGCCCGTGCGGGAGCCGCGGCCCCCGTCGTCGAGAACCTCATCCTGGCCGGGGCCTTCGACTCCCTCTACGGCATCGGGCGCCGCGCGGACGTGGCCCGTCGCGGGCGGATCACGCGCCGCGACCTGCTGCTCGCGCTGGCCGACCTGCAGCGCGCCCGTCGGGCCGACGAGCGGGCGCTCGGCCGCGCGCGCGGCCGCCGCGCCCTGCCGGCGCCCGGCGACGACCCGGCCGAGCAGGCCCGCGCGCAGCGGAGGGCCGCCGACCGGGTGGCGCAGTCGGTGCAGGGCGTCCTCGACTTCGGCGACGGCGGCGCCGACCCCACCGCGGACGTCGTCGCCACCGGGCTGCCCGAGATGGACGACGAGGAGCGGCTGAGGGCCGAGCTGGAGATCCTCGGGCTCGACGCGTCCGCGCACATCATGGAGCGCTACCTGCCGCTGCTCAGGGCGCTCGGCGCGGTCAGCTCGCGGACGCTGCTCGACCAGCGCAACCGTTCCGAGGTACTGGTCGCCGGCGTGAAGGTCGCGACCCAGACCCCTCCCGTCCGCTCCGGTCGTCGCGTGATCTTCCTCACGCTCGACGACTCGACGGGCCCGGTCGACACCACCTTCTTCGAGGACGTGCAGGGGCCGTACGCGGCCACGGTGTTCGACACCTGGCTGCTGCTCGTACGGGGGCTGGTCCGCCGCACCGGGGCGCGTGGGGTCTCGATCCGGGCCACGGGGGCCTGGGACCTCGGCGCCCTCGACCGGGCCTGGCGCGACGCGCTGGACTCCGGCGTCGGGGAGGCCGGGGCGCTCGCCGCAGTGCACGACATCCTCGCCGAGGTGCCACAGGGGTATTCGCTCGTCGGCACCTGGGAGCAGGACGATCGGGCCCCGGCGTCGGCCGCGGAGCAGGGCGCCGCGGCCGACGACCCGGCCCCCGAGGGCTTCGAGCCGCCGCCGGACCCGCTGCATGCCACCCGCGCGGGCGGCATGGGGCGCCGTCGGGTGCTCGTACACGCCAGCGGCTTCACCCAGTCGCCGTACGCCGACGTCAAGCCGTCCGGCACCGGAGCGGCCGAGGCGCCGCGCAAGCTGTGGCATTCCAGCCCGGGAAGTTCAGGGAGATGA